A genome region from Coffea arabica cultivar ET-39 chromosome 7e, Coffea Arabica ET-39 HiFi, whole genome shotgun sequence includes the following:
- the LOC113701837 gene encoding GCN5-related N-acetyltransferase 9, producing MKVSLEGKKVILVPYMKEHVEKYHEWMQDPALLEATASEPLTLDEEYDMQLSWTQDPFKQTFIILDKELVVGEFVHGDPHVEAMVGDVNIYMNDLDDAEMAEIEIMIAETKSRGKGLGKESVLMMMAFAVENFGIHLFRAKIGDSNRASISLFQKLGFEKTSHSEIFQEVSQIEFFWQDCLSFVHSCYVSIQKCNLENRLDFNAEREEAREEDILG from the exons ATGAAGGTGAGCCTTGAAGGGAAGAAGGTAATCTTAGTACCATACATGAAAGAGCACGTAGAAAAGTACCATGAATGGATGCAAGACCCAGCCCTTCTTGAGGCCACAGCTTCTGAGCCCCTCACTCTTGATGAAGAATATGATATGCAGCTGTCTTGGACCCAGGATCCCTTCA AACAAACTTTTATAATCCTGGATAAGGAATTGGTTGTTGGAGAGTTTGTTCATGGAGATCCCCATGTTGAAG CCATGGTTGGTGATGTCAACATATACATGAATGACTTGGATGATGCTGAAATGGCTGAGATTGAGATAATGATAGCTGAGACAAAAAG TCGTGGCAAAGGGCTTGGGAAAGAATCAGTTCTCATGATGATGGCATTTGCAGTTGAGAATTTTGGCATCCATTTATTTCGTGCTAAAATTGGGGACTCAAATAGAGCTTCTATAAGTCTATTCCAGAAActg GGCTTTGAGAAGACTTCTCATAGTGAAATCTTCCAAGAGGTGAGTCAGATTGAATTTTTCTGGCAAGACTGTTTATCCTTTGTTCATAGCTGTTATGTGTCCATTCAAAAATGCAACTTAGAGAACAGGCTAGACTTTAATGCTGAAAGAGAAGAAGCAAGAGAGGAAGATATTTTGGGATAA